GTTCGATCTCACCTCCTTTTGCCTAGCGGGGTACATTCTTCACCTTCAAGTGCAACAGTTGCCGTGCCGCTATCCATAAGAGTGGAAATGCTCTGGGTAAATGGATCTTGATTTTCCGATTGTATTTCCAAATCGCCACTCCGTCCATTCAGTTCTTATCGAGAGATAAGGCTGAAACCCCTGCACAATATGCAGTGCGAGCTAGTTGTTTGAGTCCTTTACTGTTGGCTAACTAGAAAACCATGAACATCAAAAGATTTGCGATCGCGTTAGGGCTGGCTCTGCTAATTGGGCTCGGTCTCGGTATAGTACCAACACCGGTCAGAGCAGCCGAGCTATCAGCTAAAGCGATCGCCGTCCAGAAGTCCCCTATTAGCACTCGGCACGCAAATGCGATATCCGAGAACAGTGCCATGAAGTCTCCCGCCCGCCCGCTCCAGCAAGCCATTTGCTCCAGCAAAGTTCGTGCGCTTGCGACGAATCCTGCAAGCTCTGATATGACCGATTCACTTGCGCAAGCGCCTGTGTCTTGGGGGTTATCTAATTGCAACCTCAACTGCTTGCACAATGGACAATATGCATTTTGGGTGGGCGGTGTCAATATGTGTGCGATTTGTAATTAAAAACTCTTCGGTCGGTCCCACACCGTCGCTGTTGTGGCGAAAGGCATATGCGCATCATTCACATGCGGCTGTTTGCACTCGCGCCCTACCGTTAATTTGAGGAGCTCCTAGGGTCAGTTCCAATAGGTTTCCCTGGAACAGATTAAAATTCTAGCCAACTGGAGCGATGCGGCTTGGTGCGAAAGTTTTTCCCATGTCCGCACTACAGCAACTCGAACCTGCCGAACTGTAGATCTGTAAGACTGATTTGAGATATGGGGCAGCGGTGTCGTTTGACTGCTAAAAGCCTATTAGTACTTGGCAAATGCGGATTCTGCACCTGCTCCAACCTTATTGCGCAGGACTGTTGCACGGCAAATGTTCCGGGTTTGGAGTTGACCCCATGAGTTTCCTTCGCTGTTTTACGCTTTACATTCACTAATGAATTATGGGGGATGTGCGTATATGAAGCTGCTTGTTGTCCGCTTTTGGCTGGTGTTTGTGTTGGGCTGCAGCCTGAAATGGTGTTCATCCGCGCTCGCTCAAGTCGTGGAGGACGATACGCTCTCGACGCAGGTTCGTGGGGACGGTACTGACTTTACCATCGACGGTGGCAAACGTGCGGGCGGTAATCTTTTTCACAGCTTCGAACGATTCTCCTTGCCTACGGGGGGGTCTGCAACGTTTAATAACGCAATCGACGTGAATCATATCTTTAGTCGGGTCACAGGAAACGATGCCTCCCATATCGATGGGGTCATTCGCGCCATGGGTGGTGCTGACTTGATTATGATCAACCCACGCGGGATTATATTTGGTCCTGGTGCCGAACTCGACATCGGGGGGTCTTTCATAGGCAGCACTGCGGATCGCGTCGAGTTTGCCGATGGAACATTCTTCAGCGCCACGGACGTTCACGCCACACCTTTGCTGACTGTGAGCGCACCGGTCGGACTGCAGTTTGGGGATCGCGCTGCTCCAATTGTCAGCCGCTCGGAGTTTTTTGATTTCGACACTTTTGCCAACGGTTTGACAGTTCCCTATGGGGAAACCCTTGCTCTTCTTGGTGGCGATATCGAAATTGTTGGAAAAGCTGCTGCGGGGAATCAAGGGGGATTGACAGCGTTCGGCGGCCGCATCATTCTGGGCGGCGTTGCACCCGGCAGTCGCGTCGGTCTTGCACAGGACGATGGTTGGTCAGCTGACTTCAGCTCTGTCAGAGAGTTTCGTAACGTTCGTATTGCCGATGCCCTTGTGTTCGCAAATACCTTTCCTACTTTTGGGTCGAGTGACGGTTTCATCGAACTGCAAGGGCAGCAAGTGTCCATTAGCAACACCCAAGTTTCTGCAGCGGTGCTGGGAAACACACTCGGTGGAGATATTTTCATTCGCGCTAGCCGCGAAATCGTGATTGATAAATCCTCGCAAGTCTTGACAACAGTTTTTAGCGGTACAGGAAGTGCCGGTGATATTAGCCTCGTTGCACCGATCGTGAGGGTGCTGGATGAATCGTTTATTTTTGCCACGACACAAACTGAAGGCAATGGCGGCAATATCGAGATTTCAGCCAGCGAGTTGGTGGAGTTGGCAGGCGACCCCGACATCGGTCCGACCCTAATCCGCGCCGACTCGTTCGCCCTTAAGGACAATCCTGTTCTGGAAGGCGATGCTGGCACTATTGCGATCAAAACAGGCCGCCTGATAGTCCGCGACGGTGTCTTAATTGCAAGCTCGACGAAAGGCGATCGATTTGGCGAAACCGGTGAAGGTAGCAGCGGGAGCATTATTATCCGAGCAAGCGAATCGGTTGAGATATCCGGCCTGGGTACCCTCATCGAGCAAGATAACCCCTTGCGAAGCGGGGTGTTCGCGACCTCTGAGCGCACCGCAACCAGCGATGGCGGCAGCATCGATATCCAAACCCCTAGCCTGAGCGTCACTGATGGCGCAACGATCGCGACGGGAACAACCGGTGTGGGCACTACAGGCGATGGTGGCGCGATCGCCATCACTGCGGATCGCATCATCGTCCGTGACGGGGGTCAAATTATAGCCAGCACGACTGATGGCAGCACGGGTGCGGGCGGCGAGCTGACAATCGAAGCTGGCAACGTTCGCGTTAGCGGCAGCGGCAGCGCGATCGCAGCTGAGAGCACTGGTGCTGGCGATGCGGGCCGAGTTTCGCTGGATATTACCGACGATCTGAAGATCGATGACGGCGGTCGCCTAAGTGTCAGTGCCACAGGGACGGGGGCGCCAGGCGGGCTCTTCGTGACGGCTGAAAATATTTACATTCGCGGCGCGGGTAGCGCGATCGCCGCTGAGAACAACAGTTCGGCAGATGCGGGCAACATCAAGTTAACAGCTACTGAGAAATTGCAGCTCGAGGATGGCGGTCGCATTAGCGTTCGCGGTACGACGGAAACCGGCGCAGCGGGCAACATCGAACTGGCAGCGAATCGCCTCTACTTGCAGGACAGTCGCATCGATGCCGAAACAGCTGGCGGTCGCGGCAACATCATTATCCGCAGTGAAGACCTGCGACTGCGGGACGGCAGCAGCATTTCGACCAGCGCCACCGGCCCGGCCGACGGCGGCAACATCACGATCGGCCCGCTTGCTTCGTCGTCAATCTCGAATTCGGTAATTCTGTTCGACACCAGCACCATTACTGCTAGAGCTGTCGGCGGGAACGGCGGTAATATCTTCATTACGGCCGAGACGATCTTCTTCCCACCTGGAAGCATCGACGCCAGCTCGGAGTTCGGTATTGATGGCAACGTCGAGATCTTCAACCCTGAAACCGATCCCAGCCGGTCGCTAGCAGTTTTACCGAGCGAAACCGAGACACCTGCTCCCTTGGAAAGCTGCGGTGCGAACACGGGCGTCTTGCAAAGCCGCTTCACCAACCTCGGCCGCGGTGGCATTCCAATCGCACCGACCGAGGCCGCTGGCGATCTTGGGGTCTGGGAAGATCTAGATTTACCGGAAGCAGAAACGTCATCACATCCTGGCAGTCGCCAACTGGTAGAGGCAGAAACATGGGTAGTTGACCCGCACGGTCGCGTCAGACTCGTGGCGTCCGAGCCCACGGGCAGCACCTGTCGCCTGTCGGCAGGCTCAAAACCCGTTGGGTTGCCGTAATACCAACCTCAAAACTTTTTTCTACAGATTGTGGCTTAAAGAACGCGGATTATAGAGCGCGATGACAGATTGCAGTTAATAGTTCGCGCGGATGGATCGAAGTATGCAACCCGGACCAGCGCTCCTGAAGTAAGGCATTTGATGAGCCGCTTGGGACACTTCAAGTCTGAATCGTCTATATATCGGGACTTCTATTCTGGAGATTGTCTCAACCAACCTATCCGTTGCCATGTTCGTGGATACGGTAGGCGTCGCGATCGCGTCCGATTACTCCGATTTCTCCGGGCGCGGAAAGGCACTGGGAGGAGGGAAGTTTAGAACCGGCTCGTTTGCCAGTGCCTGCTCGACGAACGACCGCCACACCGGTGCAGCATACCCTCCACCCGTAATGCCTACTCCTAAGGGACGATAGTCGTCGTTGCCGATCCAAACAGCCGCCGCCAGCTGCGGGGTATATCCAATAAACCAAACGTCACGTTCGGATGTCGTCGTGCCGGTTTTGCCTGCCACCGGCCGGCCGGGAATCCGCCCATTCGTGCCGGTTCCGCTCTCGACCGCGGTTTGCAGCACGCTATTCAGTGATGCGACAGCCCAAGGGTCGAGCAGCAAGCGCGGCTGCGGTTGGTTCTCGTACAACACGTTCCCAGAGCTATCGGTCACGCGCACGATAATCGAGGTTTCGTCATGCCAGCCACCATTAGCAAATGTCGCATACGCTCCCACCATCTCCAAAGGCGTCACGCCAATCGACCCCAACGGTAGCGAGACCACCGGTTGCAGCGGGCTTTCGATTCCAAGCTCGCGCACTACGTTGATGACATTGTCCAACCCGATTTCCTGGCCGAGCTTAACCACCGGCACGTTACTCGACTGCGCCAGTGCCGTGCGAATCGGCACCGGGCCGGAAAAGTTACCACCGTAGTTGCGCGGCGAGTAATAGTTGGAGCCATCGCGATAGCTCACCGGCGTGTCCTCAACGATCGAATCGGGATCGTAGACGCCTGTCGAGAATGCAGTGTAGTACACGAAGGGCTTGAACGACGAGCCCGGCTGCCGGCGAGCCTGCAACACCCGGTTGTACTGACTGGACTCATAATCGACGCTGCCGACTATTGCCTTAATAAAGTGCGTGCGCGGGTCCACCGCCACTAGCGCGACCTGATCGGCATTCAAGCCGCGATCGCGCAAACCTTGATGGGCATTCTTCACCACCGACTCTGCCATCCGCTGGAAGTCGAAGTCCACCGTGGTTTGCACCCGTAACCCACCTTCGAGCAATACTTCTCGTCCGAAGCGCTGTTCCAATTCCTGGGTCACTGCATCGGTTACAAACGGCAGTTTGCTGCGCTCCCAAGCAGTTGGGCGTCCGATTAACAAGGGCTCGCGGTATGCTTGCGAGGCTTCCTCCGCTGTAATCCAACCTAGATCGCGCATTCGGTCCAGTACGACTAGTTGGCGGCGCTTGGTTTCGTCGTAATTGTTAAACGGACTGTAGATTTCCGGTAATTGGATCAACCCGGCCATCATCGCGGACTCTGCCAGATTCAGCTCCGAGGATGACTTCTGGAAATAGGTCAGAGCAGCGGTTTCGACTCCATAGTTGTTATGTCCCCAATAGATTGCGTTGAGGTACAACTCTAGGATTTCGTCTTTCTCAAAAATCTGCTCGATGCGCAGCGCTAAAACAGCTTCGGCCAGCTTGCGGCTAACGGTCCGATCGGGCGTCAGAAACAAGTTCTTCACCAGCTGCAAGGTGATTGTCGAGGCACCTTCAACAACCCCACCGCTGCGGTAATTCACCACACCCGCCCGCGCGACGCTGGTTGGATTGATGCCTTGGTGGTGGTAGAAATGACTGTCTTCAATCGCCAAAACAGCGAGTTTCAGTTCGTCGGAGATGTCCGGCAACAGCACGACTTCGCGGTTGGCTTCAGCGTGCAGACGCAACAGCAAGCGTCCTTTGACATCGTAGATATAGCTCGTCTCGGCTGGCGCATATTTGCTCAGCACGCGCACGTCGGGGAGGTTGCGGAAGCTTAGAGCCAATCCGACCAATCCACCTGCTACTGCCGAGGTCGTCAGTAACGTCAGACAGACAAACGTCCCGAAGGTGACGCGGACCACGCCACCCGTAAAGCCCAATGCCGCTCGCCAACCGGTGCGACGGGGATGGCGGGGTGCGGCCGATTGCTCGCGATCGCGCTTGAGCGTACGACTGGACACGATAAGGCTGTTTCCTCGACTCGACGGCAAACGTGGTAAATTGCGCGACGCGCGCAACCCTATCACAATTTTGGCACCAACACGATTGTGGCACCGATTGCGGCAGTCTTTGCAAATAGCGATCGCGGGTGCCGTGCGAGCACTGCAGGGACCGACCGACCGGGTTTGGGAATGTTCCTTGCTGAGTCTGCCTTTGGCGCACGGGGTGTCGAGGATATGGCAAGATCGATTGGTGATTTCGAGCTTTACTCCACGTTCTCTGGATTTGCCGAGCGGATCTAGCGGAACGCGCGCACGGGAACCGAACGCAAGCGAGCAGGACCTAATGACGAAACCGGCGAAGCAATCTGGAACGGCAGCCCCCACCTGGCGCTGGCTGCAAACAGGAGCATTGGCGTTAGTACTGGCACTGCTGTCAGTGGGATTGAGCGGCGCGTGGTGGAACTCCGGCGGCGATGCATCGGAGCCCGCTCCCCCTGCCCGTGCCAGCATCCTACCCGAAGGCGATGCCATTACCGACCCAACCGCCCTTTTGCGCTACGCTCTGCCAATCGATAACCAGCCGACCCGGCGCCTGCAAAAAAGCATTGAAGACATTTCGACGCAGCTCCGCAGCCGCCGCTGGAGCCCAGTGCGGCGGGACATCAAAACGGCATCCGTGACGCTCTCAACTCACCTCGACGACATCTTGGCCGACATCCCCGCCGAGCGCAGACCCGAAGCCGAAGCAGCGCTCGCGGATATTCGCACCGCGCTAATCGCGCTCGGCGATGCCGCAGAAGTCAAGGATAAAGAGCAAATCTGGACACAACGCCGAATCATCCTCAACCGGCTCGACGTTGTTGAAGAGGCAATGGTGCAAGGATTTCCTTTTGAAATCCCCGCAGTATATGCCAATCTTCCCCGGCTGAAGGGTCGGGCTGTGGTGGACGTAGAGACGACTCAAGGCACTTTGACGATCGTCGTTGACGGTTACAACGCCCCCATAACGGCGGGTAACTTCGTCGACTTGGTCGATCGCGGCTTCTACGACGGGCTGCCGGTGATTCGCTCGGATGACTTCGTGGTACAGACGGGCGATCCGGTGGGTCCGGAAGACGGTTTTATCGATCCGGAGACGGGTACGTATCGTGCCGTACCTTTGGAAGTTCGCGCGCGGGGGGATGCCGAGCCGCTCTACGGCATCACATTTGAAGAAGCCGGACTTTATCTAGATCCTCCCGTGTTGCCGTTTTCGTCCTTCGGGGCAGTCGCACTGGCGCGTCCGAATGCGGAACCCGATGGCGGATCGTCCCAGTTCTTTTTCTTCAAGTACGATTCCGAACTGACGCCGCCGGGCTTTAACGTTATGGACGGTCGCTATGCCGTGTTCGGCTACGTGGTAGACGGCAGTGAAATCCTCAGCGCCCTCACAACTGATGACAAGGTGCTGTCAGCACGAACGGTAAGCGGTCTGGAGAACCTAGTGCGCCCAACCGCTTAGGCGATCGCGTTTGCTGCAGGCGATCGCTGTCGCCTTGAAGGCAGTTGCGCCGAAACAATCGCGAATTACCGATTGCATACCGATGAGCGATCGCGAGACCTCCCCAACCGAACTCACCGTCGGCACTCTAGCCGAGCGCGGGTTGTTGCAGCGCCTTCAAGCCTTTTGCCCGCGCGAGATCGTCGGTGACGACGCTGCCGTACTGCCCCTCGACAGCGATCGCGTGTTGGTCGTTACGAGCGACATGCTGGTGGACGGGGTGCACTTTAGCGATCGCAGTACTTCGGCAGCCGATGCGGGCTGGCGGGCGGCGGCCGCGAATTTGTCCGACCTTGCTGCCATGGGGGCGACGCCTTGGGGTATCACCGTGGCGT
This genomic stretch from Rubidibacter lacunae KORDI 51-2 harbors:
- a CDS encoding transglycosylase domain-containing protein, with the translated sequence MGFTGGVVRVTFGTFVCLTLLTTSAVAGGLVGLALSFRNLPDVRVLSKYAPAETSYIYDVKGRLLLRLHAEANREVVLLPDISDELKLAVLAIEDSHFYHHQGINPTSVARAGVVNYRSGGVVEGASTITLQLVKNLFLTPDRTVSRKLAEAVLALRIEQIFEKDEILELYLNAIYWGHNNYGVETAALTYFQKSSSELNLAESAMMAGLIQLPEIYSPFNNYDETKRRQLVVLDRMRDLGWITAEEASQAYREPLLIGRPTAWERSKLPFVTDAVTQELEQRFGREVLLEGGLRVQTTVDFDFQRMAESVVKNAHQGLRDRGLNADQVALVAVDPRTHFIKAIVGSVDYESSQYNRVLQARRQPGSSFKPFVYYTAFSTGVYDPDSIVEDTPVSYRDGSNYYSPRNYGGNFSGPVPIRTALAQSSNVPVVKLGQEIGLDNVINVVRELGIESPLQPVVSLPLGSIGVTPLEMVGAYATFANGGWHDETSIIVRVTDSSGNVLYENQPQPRLLLDPWAVASLNSVLQTAVESGTGTNGRIPGRPVAGKTGTTTSERDVWFIGYTPQLAAAVWIGNDDYRPLGVGITGGGYAAPVWRSFVEQALANEPVLNFPPPSAFPRPEKSE
- a CDS encoding peptidylprolyl isomerase, with product MTKPAKQSGTAAPTWRWLQTGALALVLALLSVGLSGAWWNSGGDASEPAPPARASILPEGDAITDPTALLRYALPIDNQPTRRLQKSIEDISTQLRSRRWSPVRRDIKTASVTLSTHLDDILADIPAERRPEAEAALADIRTALIALGDAAEVKDKEQIWTQRRIILNRLDVVEEAMVQGFPFEIPAVYANLPRLKGRAVVDVETTQGTLTIVVDGYNAPITAGNFVDLVDRGFYDGLPVIRSDDFVVQTGDPVGPEDGFIDPETGTYRAVPLEVRARGDAEPLYGITFEEAGLYLDPPVLPFSSFGAVALARPNAEPDGGSSQFFFFKYDSELTPPGFNVMDGRYAVFGYVVDGSEILSALTTDDKVLSARTVSGLENLVRPTA
- a CDS encoding two-partner secretion domain-containing protein; the encoded protein is MKLLVVRFWLVFVLGCSLKWCSSALAQVVEDDTLSTQVRGDGTDFTIDGGKRAGGNLFHSFERFSLPTGGSATFNNAIDVNHIFSRVTGNDASHIDGVIRAMGGADLIMINPRGIIFGPGAELDIGGSFIGSTADRVEFADGTFFSATDVHATPLLTVSAPVGLQFGDRAAPIVSRSEFFDFDTFANGLTVPYGETLALLGGDIEIVGKAAAGNQGGLTAFGGRIILGGVAPGSRVGLAQDDGWSADFSSVREFRNVRIADALVFANTFPTFGSSDGFIELQGQQVSISNTQVSAAVLGNTLGGDIFIRASREIVIDKSSQVLTTVFSGTGSAGDISLVAPIVRVLDESFIFATTQTEGNGGNIEISASELVELAGDPDIGPTLIRADSFALKDNPVLEGDAGTIAIKTGRLIVRDGVLIASSTKGDRFGETGEGSSGSIIIRASESVEISGLGTLIEQDNPLRSGVFATSERTATSDGGSIDIQTPSLSVTDGATIATGTTGVGTTGDGGAIAITADRIIVRDGGQIIASTTDGSTGAGGELTIEAGNVRVSGSGSAIAAESTGAGDAGRVSLDITDDLKIDDGGRLSVSATGTGAPGGLFVTAENIYIRGAGSAIAAENNSSADAGNIKLTATEKLQLEDGGRISVRGTTETGAAGNIELAANRLYLQDSRIDAETAGGRGNIIIRSEDLRLRDGSSISTSATGPADGGNITIGPLASSSISNSVILFDTSTITARAVGGNGGNIFITAETIFFPPGSIDASSEFGIDGNVEIFNPETDPSRSLAVLPSETETPAPLESCGANTGVLQSRFTNLGRGGIPIAPTEAAGDLGVWEDLDLPEAETSSHPGSRQLVEAETWVVDPHGRVRLVASEPTGSTCRLSAGSKPVGLP